From a region of the Daphnia magna isolate NIES linkage group LG1, ASM2063170v1.1, whole genome shotgun sequence genome:
- the LOC116929998 gene encoding uncharacterized protein At4g17910 — MDGLGAREKHINFVSNHNGSFPSDIILSTLPAPLSVALTSVVLPLLLPTRYVLLQYCSRIWIHLLIETLTVVCPILLSFTLLSCSTVLNPIILLLLITSLMICAPKWWNLNIPVLNRLFSFPLPGKKPSFLTNYRAGMNLATAICILAVDFSVFPRRFAKTETYGYSLMDVGVGSFVIANGLVGSSQNQAAKAWSKSFPLLLLGIFRLIAVKLSNYHEHVTEYGVHWNFFFTLAVVKVAPSLIKTNLRPIVLSFALLAIYELGLKLGLETWILSDYPRNNLISANREGIFSLLGYMALYYASCELGDYIKISRTLFKEWLRLLMVLICLSFLGWICLHCCESLLGKPSRRLANTSFCLWMLTYNLIIMATYLLVDLLLVTFDIQQEIKNTADTSSLPVFREPYLLRFINYNGLAFFLLANFLTGIVNMTFDTIHMTPMASVVLLFSYCTVLCLCVAGMYLWRMRI; from the exons ACATATTAACTTTGTTTCCAATCACAATGGCAGTTTTCCGTCAGACATTATTCTTTCCACGCTGCCGGCCCCGCTTTCAGTTGCTTTGACTTCGGTAGTCTTACCTTTACTTTTACCCACTCGATACGTTTTGTTGCAGTATTGCTCACGAATATGGATTCACTTGCTGATTGAGACGTTGACAGTCGTGTGCCCCATTTTACTATCATTTACGCTGCTGTCTTGCTCGACAGTTTTGAATCCTATAATTTTGTTGCTTCTCATCACAAGCCTCATGATATGTGCACCTAAATGGTGGAATCTAAACATTCCAGTCTTGAACCGCTTGTTCTCTTTTCCTCTACCAGGAAAAAAGCCTTCATTCCTAACCAACTATCGAGCTGGTATGAATTTGGCCACTGCCATCTGTATATTGGCAGTAGATTTCTCAGTATTCCCACGAAGATTTGCCAAGACAGAAACCTATGGCTATAGTTTAATGGATGTTGGTGTAGGATCATTTGTTATTGCTAATGGCTTAGTGGGATCTAGTCAAAACCAAGCAGCCAAAGCCTGGTCAAAATCATTCCCATTACTACTCCTTGGTATATTCCGTCTAATAGCAGTCAAGCTGTCTAACTACCATGAACATGTCACTGAGTACGGCGTTCATTGGAACTTCTTTTTTACCTTGGCTGTCGTGAAAGTCGCACCATCTCTAATCAAAACAAATCTTCGACCGATCGTGCTGTCGTTCGCTCTTTTGGCAATTTATGAGCTCGGCCTGAAACTTGGACTGGAGACATGGATTTTAAGCGACTACCCTAGAAACAATTTGATCTCTGCAAACCGCGAaggcattttttctttattgggTTACATGGCCCTCTATTACGCCTCTTGTGAATTGGGCGATTACATTAAAATCTCTAGAACACTGTTCAAGGAATGGCTTCGTTTGTTGATGGTTCTTATATGTCTTTCGTTCTTGGGCTGGATTTGTCTTCACTGCTGTGAGTCCCTATTAGGAAAACCTTCTCGAAGGTTAGCCAACACGTCATTCTGCTTGTGGATG TTGACTTACAACTTGATAATAATGGCAACATACTTGCTGGTCGATTTGCTGCTAGTGACATTCGACATACagcaagaaataaaaaatacggCCGACACCTCATCATTACCCGTTTTCCGTGAGCCTTACCTCCTGAGATTTATTAATTATAACGGTCTGGCTTTCTTCCTACTGGCTAATTTTCTGACGGGGATAGTCAATATGACGTTTGATACGATTCACATGACGCCGATGGCTTCAGTTGTACTCCTCTTCAGTTATTGCACTGTGCTCTGCCTTTGCGTGGCCGGCATGTATTTGTGGCGTATGCGAATTTGA